One segment of Hemitrygon akajei chromosome 15, sHemAka1.3, whole genome shotgun sequence DNA contains the following:
- the c15h5orf15 gene encoding keratinocyte-associated transmembrane protein 2: MEARTGFGTPALARSLTLALALLAAVGCQEDRDAVGITEKLKATTGNHSANTPVNVTSQATYSESKKLIDEIIPNNLTTAKNTTSSSSNSTTTTTTSSTTSNPTTTTVRSVTMHPMGTIQRETGQNSEQMTPKLITSTVKVNITEPETEIMVIGTDIDEDETITSNIVPEKMDEMTDNELLFVEQNDSPPYYDQGEDRGAEDYLDENQMDENDLESDDLEERPELPDKPIYITTPEEDDGHFFFYLVAAAFLIAVIYITYHNKRKIYILLVQSRRWKDSLCSRTVEYQRLDQNIHDAMPSLKITKDYIF; the protein is encoded by the exons ATGGAAGCACGGACAGGGTTCGGGACCCCGGCGCTCGCGCGTTCCCTCACCCTCGCGCTCGCGCTCCTCGCCGCCGTCGGTTGTCAGGAGGACCGGG ATGCTGTTGGCATTACAGAAAAGCTAAAGGCAACTACTGGAAATCATTCAGCAAATACTCcagtcaatgtaacatcccaGGCAACTTACTCAGAAAGTAAGAAATTAATAGATGAAATAATACCAAACAATCTTACAACAGCGAAGAACACCACCTCCAGCAGCAGCAACAGCACCACTACTACCACCACATCTTCAACAACATCAAATCCAACTACAACAACAGTTAGAAGTGTAACCATGCATCCTATGGGAACAATACAGAGAGAAACCGGCCAAAATTCTGAGCAGATGACCCCAAAATTGATCACATCAACAGTGAAAGTTAATATCACTGAACCAGAAACAGAGATAATGGTCATTGGCACAGATATTGATGAAGATGAAACAATTACTTCAAATATAGTTCCAGAAAAGATGGATGAGATGACAGATAATGAACTGTTGTTTGTGGAGCAGAATGATTCACCACCCTATTATGATCAAGGTGAAGATAGAGGGGCAGAAGACTATCTTGATGAAAACCAAATGGATGAGAATGACCTGGAAAGTGATGACTTGGAGGAACGTCCTGAACTTCCTGATAAACCAATATATATCACCACACCTGAAGAAGATGATGGTCACTTCTTTTTTTACTTAGTTGCTGCTGCTTTTCTGATTGCTGTTATTTACATTACATATCACAACAAAAGAAAG ATTTATATTCTCTTAGTTCAAAGCAGACGTTGGAAGGATAGCCTGTGCTCAAGGACAGTTGAATATCAGCGGTTGGACCAAAACATACATGATGCGATGCCATCACTTAAAATCACAAAGGATTATATTTTCTAA